The following proteins are encoded in a genomic region of Saccharopolyspora antimicrobica:
- a CDS encoding polysaccharide deacetylase family protein — MTQTVSKRTRNDTGRPFPYVLMYHSVAVHQHDPYLVTVDPRRFDQQLRWLRDNGLRGVSMGELMRARRAGEARGLVGLTFDDGYADFARNVVPALRRHGFTATVFVIAGRIGGDNEWDPAGPRKRLMTAEEVQEVAAAGAEVGSHGLLHQHMSYLDDDELVAESVASRDLLREITGQDVAGFCYPYGDVDKRVVDAVTAAGYEYACAIWRSEVSGPHALPRTYIGDRDGALRLRAKHLRHRLTSRR, encoded by the coding sequence ATGACGCAGACCGTGAGCAAGCGGACCCGGAACGACACCGGGCGTCCGTTCCCGTACGTGCTGATGTACCACTCGGTCGCCGTCCACCAGCACGACCCGTACCTGGTGACCGTCGATCCGCGCCGCTTCGACCAGCAGCTGCGCTGGCTGCGGGACAACGGGCTGCGCGGGGTGTCGATGGGCGAGCTGATGCGGGCGCGTCGCGCCGGGGAGGCGCGCGGCCTGGTCGGGCTGACCTTCGACGACGGCTACGCCGATTTCGCGCGCAACGTGGTGCCCGCGCTGCGGCGGCACGGGTTCACCGCGACGGTGTTCGTGATCGCCGGGCGGATCGGCGGGGACAACGAGTGGGACCCGGCGGGGCCGCGCAAGCGGCTGATGACCGCCGAGGAGGTCCAGGAGGTCGCCGCGGCGGGCGCGGAGGTCGGCTCGCACGGCCTGCTGCACCAGCACATGTCCTATTTGGACGATGACGAGCTGGTCGCCGAATCGGTGGCGAGCCGGGACCTGCTGCGCGAGATCACCGGCCAGGACGTCGCCGGTTTCTGCTACCCGTACGGCGACGTCGACAAGCGCGTGGTGGACGCCGTGACGGCGGCGGGCTACGAATACGCCTGCGCCATCTGGCGTTCGGAGGTCTCGGGCCCGCACGCGCTGCCGCGCACCTACATCGGCGACCGCGACGGCGCGCTCCGCCTGCGCGCCAAACACCTGCGCCACCGTCTCACCAGCCGCCGCTGA
- a CDS encoding nucleotide sugar dehydrogenase: protein MSGHSLSLAINGRERLLADRLIAFEPAAPERTETVAVVGLGYVGLPTACALHDATTQVVGFDISQQRLREIEAGEVDLPAEERRELAAALAGGGLALTSDPAALAAADAVIVCVPTPVDAARTPDLTALRAACRTVVAHARREQVIILTSTTYVGTTRQLLVEPLRELGLQVGEEVHVAFSPERIDPGNFDHVQRRTPRVVGGVTQRCARRAAEVVRRMTDQVYLVSSPEAAELTKLYENIFRAVNLALANEIADACSVLGLDPIEVTVAAGTKPYGFLGSFPGPGVGGHCIPCDPHYLLWQLGRRGLSAPLIEEAMRSIDRRPGRVVQRVVEMLGEAGIDHSGARVLLAGVSYKAGVRDLRESPALPILAGLRRLGIDVHYHDPLLPEIELPGGVRMTSEPEPRGRDWDVTVIHTVHPGADYGWARDCPRVLDATYQFDAVPHRRVL, encoded by the coding sequence GTGAGCGGACATTCGCTGTCGTTGGCGATCAACGGCCGGGAGCGGCTGCTGGCCGACCGGCTGATCGCCTTCGAACCGGCCGCGCCGGAACGCACCGAGACGGTGGCGGTCGTCGGGCTGGGCTACGTCGGGCTGCCCACCGCCTGCGCGCTGCACGACGCCACCACGCAGGTCGTCGGGTTCGACATCAGCCAGCAGCGGCTTCGCGAGATCGAGGCCGGCGAGGTGGACCTACCTGCCGAGGAGCGGCGCGAGCTGGCCGCCGCACTGGCCGGTGGCGGGCTGGCGCTGACCAGCGACCCGGCCGCGCTCGCCGCGGCGGACGCGGTCATCGTGTGCGTGCCGACGCCGGTCGACGCCGCGCGGACGCCGGATCTGACCGCGCTGCGGGCGGCCTGCCGCACCGTCGTGGCGCACGCCCGGCGCGAGCAGGTGATCATCCTGACCTCGACGACCTACGTCGGAACCACCCGGCAGCTGCTGGTGGAGCCGCTGCGCGAGCTCGGGCTGCAGGTCGGTGAAGAGGTGCACGTGGCGTTCAGCCCGGAGCGCATCGATCCCGGCAACTTCGACCACGTGCAGCGGCGGACGCCGCGGGTCGTCGGCGGTGTCACGCAGCGGTGCGCGCGGCGCGCGGCCGAGGTGGTGCGGCGGATGACCGACCAGGTCTACCTGGTCAGCTCCCCGGAGGCCGCCGAGCTGACCAAGCTCTACGAGAACATCTTCCGCGCGGTGAACCTGGCGCTGGCCAACGAGATCGCCGACGCCTGCTCGGTGCTGGGCCTGGACCCGATCGAGGTCACCGTCGCGGCGGGCACCAAGCCCTACGGATTCCTGGGCAGCTTCCCCGGGCCCGGCGTCGGCGGGCACTGCATCCCCTGCGACCCGCACTACCTGCTGTGGCAGCTGGGCCGGCGCGGGCTGTCGGCGCCGTTGATCGAAGAGGCGATGCGCTCGATCGACCGGCGGCCGGGCCGGGTGGTGCAGCGGGTGGTGGAGATGCTCGGCGAGGCGGGCATCGACCACTCCGGGGCGCGGGTGCTGCTGGCCGGGGTCAGCTACAAGGCGGGCGTGCGGGACCTGCGGGAGTCCCCGGCGCTGCCGATCCTGGCCGGGCTGCGGCGGCTGGGCATCGACGTGCACTACCACGATCCGCTGCTGCCCGAGATCGAGCTTCCCGGCGGCGTCCGGATGACCAGCGAGCCCGAGCCGCGCGGCCGGGACTGGGACGTCACGGTCATCCACACCGTGCACCCGGGCGCCGACTACGGCTGGGCGCGGGACTGCCCGCGCGTGCTCGACGCGACCTACCAGTTCGACGCCGTGCCGCACCGGCGCGTGTTGTGA